The window CGAGCACGGTGTACGGGATCGACTTAGACCCCATCGCGGTCAAGATGGCGAAGCTTTCGTACCTCCACGCGCTCCGGCCCGCCATCGGATCGAGTTCCCCGGACGGAATCGAGGTTCCGGTGTTCCTCGCTGACTCGCTCGGGATGACGCGCGAGGAGTCGATCAGTTTCCGGGCCCGAACGGTCGACCTCACGGTCGATCACCTGGTCGGGAACCCGCCGTGGCTCACGTGGGGCGCCCTCCAGGAGTCGGTCCGTGAGGCCTGGCGGGAGACCCACGTCGACCGGCTCAACCTCCTTCCTCACCCCGGCACGGAGGCCATACTCGGCCACGCCAACGACGACGTGTCGGTCCCGTTCGTCTGGGCCTGGATCGACCGGTATCTCGACGACGGCGGCGACGCCAGTTTCGTTCTCAAGCGGGACATCCGCACGGGCCCGGCCGGTCGGGTGTTGCGCCGCGGGCAGGTGGGCGACCGGCCGGTGAGTGTCCGGCACGTTCACGACTTCGGGGGGCTCCGGCCGTTCGGCGACGACGTTGCGGTGAACGCCGCCGTGTACACCATCGGGGCCGACAGTGAGCCGTCGTTTCCGATCCCGATGGATCGGTGGTCTCGGTCCGGGGACGCACCGTCGTTCGCGACGGGCGGGGCGATGCGTGGAACGTTAGCCCGCGAGCGGGTCGGGCTGGTCCCGGTAGACGACGCCGATCCCGGCTCCTCGTGGATCGGGACCGACGCCGAACGGCGCGCACACGGCGAGTGCAGCCACGAGATCCGACACGGCGTGAAGGACGACGCCGCCGAGGTGTTCACCGTCGATCGGGCGCAACTCGGGGAGCTGGACCACGACCACGTCTACCCGTATCTCCGATCGAAGCACGTTGTCAAATACGGCCTGTTCGGCTACGACCTGCAGCTGGTCCCGATGCGGACTGCCGGGCAGGACAACGCGGCCGAACTGCGGGCGGCCCACCCAGACACGTACGCGTACCTCGAACGCAACAGGGAGCGACTCGAATCGCGGTCGTCGACCTGGCTCGACGGCGGGCCGTTCTACAACCTGTTCGGGCTGGGGCCGTACACCTGGTCGGCGTACAAGGTCGTCTGGTGTCGGCTGGGGTTCAAACCGCACTTCGCGGTCGTCTCGGCCGTCGAGGACCCGGACCTCGGCGAGAAGCCGGTCGTTCCGGGCGATCACTGTATGTTCGTCCCGACGGACGACGAGTACGAGGCACACTTCCTCTGCGGGCTGCTCAACTCGGCCCCCTACCAGCGGTCGATCGAGGGGATGGCCTCGGAAGGGAAGGCAAGCCTGTCGAAGGCGGTGGTCTCGGAACTCCGCCTCCCGGAGTACCGCGGGACCGGCCCGGAGCGTCGTCTCGCCGAGCGCTCGATGGCGGCCCACCGGATCGTCCCCGAGTACACCCACCTGAGCAAGCGCGCATACAACGACACCGAAATCGAGGAACTGGCGGCCATCCAAGCCGAGATCGACGACCTCGCCGGCCGAATGCTCTCCGGCGGAGGTGCGGGGCTCGGCGGTGAGTGACCGACGGCTCTCGCGTGTCGAAGGCCGCAGTTGGACCCCCGCAGGACCCGAGGAGATCGACAGCCGCGGCGCTCACATCTGGTACCGGCGCTCGTCGTCACGCTGCGGGTACTGGTCCTGGCCGGTCATCTCCTCGTAGGTCATCCCTGAGAGGTACTCGTCGTAGGTCACGTCATGTTCCTGCCGGAGGTGGAAATCGAGCGTCCCGCGGTCGACGGTGGTCTGAAACAGCAGGTGGACCGCCCGCCGGAGCAGCTCGTCGGTGTCCTCGGTCCCGAAGGCGGCCGAGAGCATCGCGAGTTCGTGGCGCGTCTCCCGATCAAGCGACACTGACTGCTCGGCGTCGATGTCGGCGTACGTCGACTCGACCCGATCCGTTAGCTCCTCTAAGCTCATATCCGCATCTCGGCCGGCGGCGGCAAACGGGTTTCGCCTCGGGATCGACCAGAACCCCCAAATCCCGAGGGGTCCAACCGCCGGCCGATGACCGACGGCGACGCCCCGGAGTTCGACGATCCCGCTGCCGTCCGCGACGCCCTGGTGGCCTGGTACGAGGCCGACCACCGTGCCTTCCCGTGGCGGGAGACCGCGGATCCATACGAGAT of the Halobellus ruber genome contains:
- a CDS encoding N-6 DNA methylase, which produces MSGGPSFGDVLGTDSRCHARYTAAASSELSSNDDLRAAMAAWESLVVESHGDVFGQLDAGVDSLFVDALYVDFVVDRLIDRYERRVGVELRNRSAAENTDVLPFELHTLHAAVERAVPGRPLGEAVDRVDPIHPESVAGLLRELHGSVVSTPLRRLLGSYYTPRGVADVAVGELDVDDAASETVLDPGCGSGVFLAAAVDAKLAALEEDLQPDARVDAITSTVYGIDLDPIAVKMAKLSYLHALRPAIGSSSPDGIEVPVFLADSLGMTREESISFRARTVDLTVDHLVGNPPWLTWGALQESVREAWRETHVDRLNLLPHPGTEAILGHANDDVSVPFVWAWIDRYLDDGGDASFVLKRDIRTGPAGRVLRRGQVGDRPVSVRHVHDFGGLRPFGDDVAVNAAVYTIGADSEPSFPIPMDRWSRSGDAPSFATGGAMRGTLARERVGLVPVDDADPGSSWIGTDAERRAHGECSHEIRHGVKDDAAEVFTVDRAQLGELDHDHVYPYLRSKHVVKYGLFGYDLQLVPMRTAGQDNAAELRAAHPDTYAYLERNRERLESRSSTWLDGGPFYNLFGLGPYTWSAYKVVWCRLGFKPHFAVVSAVEDPDLGEKPVVPGDHCMFVPTDDEYEAHFLCGLLNSAPYQRSIEGMASEGKASLSKAVVSELRLPEYRGTGPERRLAERSMAAHRIVPEYTHLSKRAYNDTEIEELAAIQAEIDDLAGRMLSGGGAGLGGE